The proteins below come from a single Oncorhynchus gorbuscha isolate QuinsamMale2020 ecotype Even-year linkage group LG12, OgorEven_v1.0, whole genome shotgun sequence genomic window:
- the si:dkey-177p2.18 gene encoding phospholipase B1, membrane-associated isoform X1 → MGWLLIAVATCVLVSSAKGNKWWWQYEEGIRHYSQEALHKEFPEKTRPVNFTHSPFQCPDMSRSPAVPSSVELVKAADIKVIAALGDSLTTAIGANATNVLGIPIEFRHVSWSIGGHGSYQDVITLANIVRLFNPNVLGAAPAKTVHGTSAPLSETGFNLAVTGHNTFNLPGQTRHLIDTLRNYEGLNFDEDWKLLTILIGMNDICDYCKDKVLFSVDNYIHYMTNSLEMLMNEVPRMIVNVVQILPMETLRQVQRPTPGCLLQRSFCSCLIKPGAGSPELKELVEINLEFQKRLEQLLHSDSFFREDFAVVLQPFMKQADPPRLPNGKIDMTFFTHDCFHFTIKGHEELAKGLWNNMFQPEGGKFMVSSFSDPIELICPPMDHPYIYTRPAKRGQSTIPVVPRSAIPTRETLLLSHLVVLACILSWAITALASL, encoded by the exons GAGTTTCCAGAGAAAACCAGACCGGTGAACTTCACACATTCTCCTTTTCAATGTCCTGACATGAGTCGCTCGCCCGCTGTCCCCTCATCAG TTGAGTTGGTAAAGGCAGCGGACATTAAAGTCATTGCTGCCCTGGGGGATTCTCTGACG ACCGCCATAGGTGCCAATGCCACCAACGTCCTTGGGATTCCTATCGAGTTCCGTCACGTGTCATGGAG CATCGGGGGCCATGGATCATACCAAGATGTCATTACACTGGCAA ATATCGTAAGGCTTTTCAATCCCAATGTGCTTGGTGCTGCACCGGCTAAGACTGTCCATGGAACCTCAGCCCCCCTCAGCGAAACAGGATTCAACCTGGCCGTGACCGGACACAACACCTT TAATCTACCGGGGCAGACCAGACATCTCATCGACACACTGAGAAACTATGAG GGCCTGAACTTTGATGAGGACTGGAAGCTACTGACCATTCTCATAGGCATGAACGACATCTGTGATTACTGCAAGGACAAG GTTCTTTTCTCAGTGGACAATTACATTCACTACATGACGAACTCCTTGGAAATGCTAATGAACGAG GTTCCCCGTATGATTGTGAATGTAGTTCAAATCCTGCCCATGGAAACCTTGAGGCAGGTCCAGAGGCCCACCCCAGGCTGCCTGCTCCAACG ATCATTCTGTTCCTGCCTTATCAAGCCCGGGGCCGGTTCCCCTGAACTGAAAGAGCTAGTGGAGATCAACCTAGAGTTTCAG AAACGTCTGGAGCAGCTCCTCCACAGCGATAGCTTCTTCAGGGAGGACTTTGCCGTTGTTCTCCAGCCATTCATGAAACAAGCAGACCCTCCTCGCCTCCCG AATGGCAAGATCGACATGACCTttttcacccatgactgcttTCACTTCACCATAAAGGGCCATGAGGAGCTAGCCAAGGGGCTGTGGAACAACATG TTCCAGCCAGAGGGTGGGAAGTTTATGGTGTCAAGCTTTTCTGACCCCATCGAGCTCATCTGCCCACCGATG GATCACCCCTACATCTACACCCGACCTGCCAAAAGAGGCCAGTCCACCATACCCGTTGTCCCCAGGTCGGCTATTCCAACACGGGAAACCCTTCTTCTGTCTCACCTTGTGGTACTGGCTTGTATTCTGTCCTGGGCCATCACTGCTTTAGCCTCTCTATAA